From one Pseudoliparis swirei isolate HS2019 ecotype Mariana Trench chromosome 5, NWPU_hadal_v1, whole genome shotgun sequence genomic stretch:
- the LOC130194194 gene encoding uncharacterized protein C1orf112 homolog, with the protein SARTNILTTSCFLFQAMVQIIDALSTCVRHIGTFEEVPDLDAIRSLPTCILTVLRETFQHCKESEVVYCGRLSLVADLLQGLFKEAYSLQKGLLELLDRISLDSSGAEEEVSDIVTVIHNMLDICSIISNLDIALHANTWKFLKQSLKYQSLVEEHLHHGDISNSLCDNLMVSFNNCVELAEQIKHAGLQEATQSPEYKLFQKTAKMCRFFANTLVHYIKEFKCFLTKYCNCYHQLYLQIISKFPPSLCAPTLPSALSGELKAAALVPMDALLLQLLPLRPFVEFVLQNELRLTPDHQLPQCLMLVSVLGQLASQPEEVLQLWYTGSHFSEDTPRLPLYQALFTSFRRCCTERRVPVLLPGVMMKGQAQVLVTLHTHMCVQLCASVAALPPVYFPVLERCLIDTVLQTDTQTALLATDVWCFTARYGTAELCLHHVLLVAQLVKSCTAECHQSVHLGLLLKRLVFLITPDHQMELVRSFPPSELENLPVWRHVLLQAFSQDACPSVEADIVGLTQKALTDWQNGGYKLGQVDKVVSATSGSGCTGDVILTSRCSLLTSP; encoded by the exons TCTGCCCGTACCAATATTTTGACAACATCCTGCTTTCTATTTCAGGCAATGGTGCAGATAATTGATGCCCTATCCACTTGTGTGCGTCACATTGGCACATTTGAGGAAGTCCCTGACTTAGATGCCATCCGCTCGTTACCGACTTGTATCCTGACGGTTCTGAGGGAAACCTTTCAGCACTGCAAG GAGAGTGAGGTGGTTTACTGTGGCCGTCTGTCCCTGGTGGCTGACCTGCTGCAAGGACTCTTCAAGGAGGCTTACTCCCTCCAGAAGGgtctgctggagctgctggaccGCATTTCCCTGGACAGCAGTGGCGCAGAGGAAGAGGTCTCTGATAttgtaacag TGATTCACAACATGCTGGACATCTGCTCTATTATCTCCAACCTGGACATAGCACTGCACGCAAACACGTGGAAATTCCTCAA ACAGAGTCTGAAGTACCAGTCATTGGTGGAGGAACACCtccatcacggtgacatcagcAACAGCCTGTGTGACAACCTGATGGTCTCCTTCAACAACTGTGTGGAGCTGGCTGAACAGATTAAACATGCTGGTCTGCAG gaggcAACACAAAGCCCAGAATACAAACTGTTCCAGAAAACTGCAAAGATGTGTCGATTCTTTGCCAACACTTTGGTTCATTACATAAAG GAATTCAAGTGTTTTCTGACAAAGTATTGTAACTGCTATCACCAACTCTACCTCCAGATCATCAG TAAGTTCCCTCCCAGCTTGTGTGCTCCAACGTTGCCCTCGGCTCTGTCAGGGGAGCTGAAGGCCGCGGCTCTGGTTCCCATGGATGCCCTCTTGCTCCAGCTGTTACCTTTAAGGCCCTTCGTCGAATTTGTCCTCCAGAATGAGCTGC GGCTAACTCCCGACCACCAGCTTCCTCAGTGTCTGATGCTGGTGAGCGTCCTGGGTCAGCTCGCCTCGCAGCCGGAGGAGGTGCTGCAGCTTTGGTACACCGGCAGCCACTTCTCAGAGGACACGCCCAG GCTTCCTCTCTACCAGGCGTTGTTCACTAGTTTCAGGCGATGCTGCACTGAGCGTCGGGTACCTGTGCTGTTGCCGGGGGTGATGATGAAGGGACAGGCCCAGGTCCTGGTCACTCTGCACACCCACATGTGTGTGCAGCTCTGTGCCAGTGTGGCGGCGCTTCCCCCCGTGTACTTCCCCGTGCTG GAGCGTTGTTTGATCGATACGGTCCTGCAGACTGATACCCAGACAGCTCTACTGGCAACGGATGTGTGGTGCTTCACAGcacg GTATGGAACAGCAGAACtttgtctccatcatgtcctcctcgTTGCGCAGCTG gtgAAATCTTGCACCGCTGAGTGTCACCAGTCGGTCCACCTGGGCCTGCTGCTCAAACGCCTGGTGTTCCTCATTACGCCGGACCACCAG ATGGAGCTGGTGCGGAGCTTCCCACCGTCCGAGCTGGAAAACCTTCCAGTGTGGCGACACGTGCTTCTCCAAGCTTTTTCACAGGACGCTTGTCCCAGTGTCGAGGCCGACATCGTGGGCCTAACTCAAAAAGCTCTGACCGACTGGCAGAATGGAGGGTACAAACTAGGACAAGTGGACAAAGTGGTGAGCGCGACCTCTGGTTCGGGTTGCACCGGGGACGTAATCTTAACCAGTCGGTGCTCTTTGTTAACGTCACCATAG